The following proteins are encoded in a genomic region of Nocardioides renjunii:
- the glgP gene encoding alpha-glucan family phosphorylase, producing MRAFRRFTVRPVLPEPLGALSVLAANLRWSWHPPTQDVFASIDARLWREMAGDPVRFLAAVGRERLDELVDDGDFRARLDAAHADLQRYLSEDRWYARKAGEGAPRSIAYFSPEYGITSVLPQYSGGLGILAGDHLKASSDLGIPLIGVGLFYRHGYFKQALDRDGWQQESYPVLDPDELPLTQLREADGTRATVSIALPDGPDLVARILVAQVGRVPLLLLDTDIEDNSAHYRDVTDRLYGGNSEHRLRQELLLGVGGVRALRVWSRITGAPAPEVFHTNEGHAGFLGIERIRELTVDDQGPHLDFDTALEVSRAGTVFTTHTPVPAGIDRFPRELVSQYFGGNSPTPGVPVERVLALGAEDYDGGDAGVFNMAVMGFRLAQRANGVSQLHGHVSRGMFNGLWPAFDEAEVPITSITNGVHGPTWIAREVIELAANRGADVDGDDTDALWPLVDQIGDREIWDLKRTLRTHFIDDARDRMRRSAAKRGFAPAETTWVDTALDPDVLTIGFARRVPTYKRLTLMLRDPARLKKLLLDPERPIQLVIAGKAHPADETGKRLIQEMVRFADDPEIRHRIAFLPNYDIAMAQPLYPGCDVWLNNPLRPYEACGTSGMKAALNGGLNLSILDGWWDEWYDGNNGWAIPSADGIDDPDRRDDLEANALYDLLESEVVPRFYETNDEGVPPRWLEMVRHTLKSLGPKVLATRQVRDYVRELYAPAAHTARSLNSDYAGARTLSGWKQTVRAAWPGVRVEHVDSEGVGDQAEVGATLTVRAWVALGSLTADDVEVQVVHGRIGSDDVLTSTLVAPMEVQESYDGNRHRFDATVSLAHSGAFGYTVRVVPRNEALASVAELGLVAAPAEPA from the coding sequence GCCGTGGGCCGTGAGCGGCTCGACGAGCTGGTCGACGACGGCGACTTCCGCGCCCGTCTCGACGCGGCTCACGCCGACCTCCAGCGCTACCTCAGCGAGGACCGCTGGTACGCCCGCAAGGCCGGCGAGGGCGCGCCGCGCTCGATCGCGTACTTCTCCCCGGAGTACGGCATCACGTCCGTGCTGCCCCAGTACTCCGGCGGCCTCGGCATCCTCGCCGGAGACCACCTCAAGGCGTCCTCGGACCTCGGCATCCCGCTGATCGGCGTTGGGCTGTTCTACCGCCACGGCTACTTCAAGCAGGCCCTCGACCGCGACGGCTGGCAGCAGGAGAGCTACCCCGTCCTCGACCCCGACGAGCTGCCGCTGACGCAGCTCCGCGAGGCCGACGGGACCCGGGCGACCGTCTCGATCGCGCTGCCCGACGGCCCGGACCTGGTGGCCCGCATCCTCGTCGCGCAGGTCGGCCGCGTCCCGCTGCTGCTGCTCGACACCGACATCGAGGACAACAGCGCCCACTACCGCGACGTGACCGACCGGCTCTACGGCGGCAACTCCGAGCACCGGCTGCGCCAGGAGCTCCTGCTCGGCGTGGGCGGCGTGCGCGCGCTCCGCGTGTGGTCGCGCATCACCGGGGCACCCGCTCCGGAGGTCTTCCACACCAACGAGGGCCACGCCGGCTTCCTCGGCATCGAGCGGATCCGCGAGCTCACCGTCGACGACCAGGGCCCGCACCTCGACTTCGACACGGCGCTCGAGGTGTCGCGCGCCGGCACGGTCTTCACCACCCACACGCCGGTCCCGGCCGGCATCGACCGCTTCCCGCGCGAGCTGGTCTCGCAGTACTTCGGCGGCAACTCGCCCACCCCGGGCGTACCCGTCGAGCGCGTGCTCGCGCTGGGTGCCGAGGACTACGACGGCGGCGACGCCGGCGTCTTCAACATGGCGGTGATGGGCTTCCGCCTCGCGCAGCGCGCCAACGGCGTCTCGCAGCTCCACGGCCACGTGTCGCGCGGGATGTTCAACGGGCTCTGGCCCGCCTTCGACGAGGCCGAGGTGCCGATCACCTCCATCACCAACGGCGTGCACGGCCCCACCTGGATCGCCCGCGAGGTCATCGAGCTGGCCGCCAACCGCGGCGCCGACGTCGACGGCGACGACACCGACGCCCTGTGGCCGCTCGTGGACCAGATCGGCGACCGCGAGATCTGGGACCTCAAGCGCACGCTGCGCACCCACTTCATCGACGACGCCCGCGACCGGATGCGGCGCTCAGCGGCCAAGCGGGGCTTCGCGCCCGCCGAGACGACGTGGGTCGACACCGCGCTCGACCCCGACGTGCTCACCATCGGCTTCGCCCGTCGGGTGCCGACCTACAAGCGCCTCACGCTCATGCTGCGCGACCCGGCCCGCCTGAAGAAGCTGCTGCTCGACCCCGAGCGGCCGATCCAGCTGGTGATCGCCGGCAAGGCCCACCCGGCCGACGAGACCGGCAAGCGGCTCATCCAGGAGATGGTGCGCTTCGCCGACGACCCGGAGATCCGCCACCGCATCGCGTTCCTGCCCAACTACGACATCGCGATGGCGCAGCCGCTCTACCCCGGCTGCGACGTCTGGCTCAACAACCCGCTCCGGCCCTACGAGGCGTGCGGCACGTCGGGCATGAAGGCCGCGCTCAACGGCGGCCTCAACCTCTCCATCCTCGACGGCTGGTGGGACGAGTGGTACGACGGCAACAACGGCTGGGCGATCCCGTCGGCCGACGGGATCGACGACCCCGACCGCCGTGACGACCTCGAGGCCAACGCGCTCTACGACCTGCTCGAGAGCGAGGTCGTGCCGCGCTTCTACGAGACCAACGACGAGGGCGTCCCGCCCCGCTGGCTCGAGATGGTCCGCCACACTCTCAAGTCGCTCGGGCCCAAGGTGCTGGCCACCCGCCAGGTGCGCGACTACGTCCGCGAGCTGTACGCCCCGGCGGCGCACACCGCGCGCTCGCTCAACTCCGACTACGCCGGTGCGCGCACGCTGTCCGGCTGGAAGCAGACGGTCCGCGCGGCGTGGCCCGGCGTCCGGGTCGAGCACGTCGACTCCGAGGGCGTGGGGGACCAGGCCGAGGTGGGCGCCACGCTCACCGTCCGCGCCTGGGTCGCGCTCGGCTCCCTGACGGCCGACGACGTCGAGGTGCAGGTCGTCCACGGCCGGATCGGCTCCGACGACGTGCTGACCTCCACCCTCGTCGCCCCGATGGAGGTGCAGGAGTCCTACGACGGCAACCGGCACCGCTTCGACGCCACGGTGTCGCTCGCGCACTCCGGAGCCTTCGGATACACGGTGCGCGTCGTGCCCCGCAACGAGGCCCTGGCCTCCGTCGCGGAGCTCGGCCTGGTGGCGGCACCGGCCGAGCCGGCCTGA
- a CDS encoding helix-turn-helix domain-containing protein, giving the protein MTTAADTFAAFLDALAETLDLGSEERARRLHLSRFHLDRVVSATGGEPPERMRRRLLLERAAYRLVTSDQQVVDVAFEAGYGSHEAFTRAFVREYGASPSYWRRRPTRTRIEGPSGVHFHPPGGLRLPTSREVTPMDLMTRMIEHHVWLTGEMLDRAARLDDEQLDAPIEVPIGTIDDDMSIRSVLGRLVGQLAQWNAAVSQRSYDWGQERGVSVTTLQRRLAEEGPAFLEQVRTTVAEGRLDDTFVDTTCEPPRVFTYGGMIAHVLTFAAVRRLVVLGALESLGVTDLDAGDPAQWVAQPA; this is encoded by the coding sequence ATGACGACAGCGGCCGACACCTTCGCCGCGTTCCTCGACGCCCTGGCCGAGACCCTCGACCTCGGCAGCGAGGAGCGGGCGCGGCGGCTCCACCTCTCGCGCTTCCACCTCGACCGGGTGGTGTCGGCGACGGGCGGCGAGCCGCCGGAGCGGATGCGGCGCCGCCTGCTGCTGGAGCGGGCGGCGTACCGCCTCGTGACCAGCGACCAGCAGGTGGTCGACGTGGCGTTCGAGGCGGGTTACGGCTCGCACGAGGCGTTCACCCGGGCGTTCGTCCGGGAGTACGGCGCTTCTCCGAGCTACTGGCGTCGGCGCCCCACCCGGACCCGGATCGAGGGTCCGAGCGGGGTGCACTTCCACCCACCCGGCGGCCTCCGGCTGCCGACATCTCGAGAGGTGACACCGATGGACCTGATGACGCGCATGATCGAGCACCACGTGTGGCTGACCGGTGAGATGCTCGACCGGGCCGCGCGCCTGGACGACGAGCAGCTCGACGCCCCGATCGAGGTGCCCATCGGCACCATCGACGACGACATGTCCATCCGCTCGGTCCTGGGCCGGCTGGTCGGCCAGCTCGCCCAGTGGAACGCCGCCGTGTCGCAGCGCTCGTACGACTGGGGCCAGGAGCGCGGCGTGTCGGTCACGACGCTGCAGCGCCGGCTCGCCGAGGAGGGGCCGGCGTTCCTCGAGCAGGTCCGCACGACGGTCGCCGAGGGCCGGCTCGACGACACCTTCGTCGACACGACCTGCGAGCCACCGCGGGTCTTCACCTACGGCGGGATGATCGCCCACGTGCTGACCTTCGCCGCCGTGCGCCGGCTGGTCGTACTGGGAGCACTGGAGAGCCTCGGCGTCACCGACCTCGACGCCGGCGACCCGGCGCAGTGGGTGGCGCAGCCCGCCTGA
- the glgX gene encoding glycogen debranching protein GlgX translates to MTRVTPPETTTVWKHDGETMSVWPGRHYPLGATWSHESTNFAVYAPEAESVWVCVFDDDGAERRHLLTEHSLGVWHGALPGIAPGTLYGYRAHGPWKPDAGLRFNAAKLLLDPYAKAVAGDLVADDAIFGYVVGDPENRSDLDSAPFVPRSVVVHDDFQWGTDTSPRRRWRDTVIYEMHVKGMTQLHDRVPEKLRGTYAGLATPAVTDYLRDLGVTAVELLPVHQFFSEPALARRGLVNYWGYNSLGFFAPHNAYSHAGDRGQQVTEFKQMVKAFHEAGLEVILDVVYNHTAEAGPLGPTLSFRGLDDLGYYQRVVPPAPQPGQAPAPVTYWDVTGCGNTVDSTHTQSLRMILDSLRYWVNEMHVDGFRFDLMSAITRTNQVVDMGSHLLTAIGQDPVLRHVKLVAEPWDASMDGYRVGEFPPPWIEWNDQFRDTMRDFWRGRSDGVRTVATRLAGSSDLYADDGRSPYASVNFITAHDGFTLRDLVSYDDKHNEANGEDNRDGTDNNRSWNCGVEGETDDESIIAVRRRQAANLMATLCFSSGVPMLTAGDERGRTQRGNNNAYGQDNETSWIDWRPDDAWLDVYEITKTALRLRREHPALRQRHWFEGRPTIRGGIKDLVWVHPSGREMSTDDWNDDSCRTVGMFLNGAPLRSPGPRGEQVHDKSFMIWLNAGGSDVELVLPDNQWVHHGEVVLSTNAEVAQGTPVVAGGTLLLQAHSVLVLRQT, encoded by the coding sequence ATGACCCGCGTGACCCCGCCCGAGACGACCACTGTGTGGAAGCACGACGGCGAGACCATGTCGGTCTGGCCGGGGCGCCACTACCCCCTGGGGGCGACGTGGTCGCACGAGTCGACCAACTTCGCGGTCTACGCGCCCGAGGCGGAGAGCGTCTGGGTCTGCGTCTTCGACGACGACGGCGCCGAGCGGCGCCACCTGCTGACCGAGCACTCCCTCGGCGTCTGGCACGGCGCCCTGCCCGGGATCGCCCCCGGCACGCTCTACGGCTACCGGGCGCACGGTCCGTGGAAGCCCGACGCGGGCCTGCGGTTCAACGCCGCCAAGCTGTTGCTCGACCCCTACGCCAAGGCGGTCGCGGGCGACCTGGTCGCCGACGACGCGATCTTTGGCTACGTCGTGGGCGACCCGGAGAACCGCAGCGACCTGGACTCCGCGCCGTTCGTGCCGCGCAGCGTGGTGGTCCACGACGACTTCCAGTGGGGCACCGACACCTCGCCGCGGCGGCGCTGGCGCGACACGGTCATCTACGAGATGCACGTCAAGGGCATGACCCAGCTGCACGACCGGGTGCCCGAGAAGCTGCGCGGCACCTACGCCGGCCTGGCGACCCCCGCGGTCACCGACTACCTCCGCGACCTCGGCGTGACCGCGGTCGAGCTGCTCCCGGTGCACCAGTTCTTCTCGGAGCCGGCGCTCGCCCGGCGAGGGCTGGTCAACTACTGGGGCTACAACTCGCTCGGCTTCTTCGCCCCGCACAACGCGTACTCCCACGCCGGCGACCGCGGCCAGCAGGTCACCGAGTTCAAGCAGATGGTGAAGGCGTTCCACGAGGCGGGCCTCGAGGTGATCCTCGACGTGGTCTACAACCACACCGCCGAGGCCGGCCCGCTCGGGCCGACGCTGAGCTTCCGCGGCCTCGACGACCTCGGCTACTACCAGCGCGTCGTGCCGCCGGCCCCGCAGCCGGGACAGGCGCCCGCGCCCGTGACGTACTGGGACGTGACCGGCTGCGGCAACACCGTCGACAGCACACACACGCAGAGCCTGCGGATGATCCTCGACTCGCTGCGCTACTGGGTCAACGAGATGCACGTCGACGGCTTCCGGTTCGACCTGATGAGCGCGATCACCCGCACCAACCAGGTCGTCGACATGGGCAGCCACCTGCTGACCGCGATCGGCCAGGACCCGGTGCTGCGGCACGTGAAGCTGGTCGCCGAGCCCTGGGACGCGTCGATGGACGGCTACCGCGTCGGCGAGTTCCCCCCGCCGTGGATCGAGTGGAACGACCAGTTCCGCGACACCATGCGCGACTTCTGGCGCGGTCGCTCCGACGGCGTGCGCACCGTGGCCACCCGGCTGGCCGGGTCGAGCGACCTCTACGCCGACGACGGCCGCTCGCCCTACGCCTCGGTCAACTTCATCACCGCCCACGACGGCTTCACGCTGCGCGACCTCGTGTCCTACGACGACAAGCACAACGAGGCCAACGGCGAGGACAACCGCGACGGCACCGACAACAACCGGTCGTGGAACTGCGGCGTCGAGGGCGAGACCGACGACGAGTCGATCATCGCGGTGCGCCGCCGCCAGGCCGCCAACCTCATGGCCACGCTCTGCTTCTCCAGCGGCGTGCCGATGCTGACGGCCGGCGACGAGCGCGGCCGCACCCAGCGGGGCAACAACAACGCCTACGGCCAGGACAACGAGACCTCGTGGATCGACTGGCGCCCCGACGACGCCTGGCTCGACGTCTACGAGATCACCAAGACCGCCCTGCGGCTGCGCCGCGAGCACCCGGCCCTGCGCCAGCGGCACTGGTTCGAGGGCCGACCGACCATCCGGGGCGGCATCAAGGACCTGGTGTGGGTGCACCCCAGCGGCCGGGAGATGTCGACCGACGACTGGAACGACGACTCGTGCCGCACGGTCGGGATGTTCCTCAACGGCGCGCCGCTGCGCTCCCCCGGCCCGCGGGGCGAGCAGGTCCACGACAAGTCCTTCATGATCTGGCTCAACGCCGGCGGGTCGGACGTCGAGCTGGTCCTGCCCGACAACCAGTGGGTCCACCACGGCGAGGTGGTGCTGTCGACCAACGCCGAGGTGGCGCAGGGCACCCCCGTGGTCGCCGGGGGCACCCTGCTCCTGCAGGCCCACTCGGTGCTGGTGCTCCGGCAGACCTGA
- a CDS encoding enoyl-CoA hydratase/isomerase family protein — MEFVSIDVTDGVAVLRLDRPKMNAISVQVQADLREAAAELGERDDVRAVVIWGGERVFAAGNDVKEMADLSYADMVKVSASVSSATTAIARIPKPVVAAVNGYALGGGCELALAADLRFAAEDAVLGQPEVLLGIIPGAGGTQRLSRLVGASRAKDIVFTGRFVKADEALRIGLVDRVLPPERVLEESVAYVSQFSGAAALALRAAKECIDRGSEVDLDTGLEIERQQFAGVFATEDRTRGITSFVENGPGKATFVGR, encoded by the coding sequence ATGGAGTTCGTCTCGATCGACGTGACCGACGGGGTCGCCGTCCTGCGCCTGGACCGCCCCAAGATGAACGCGATCAGCGTGCAGGTGCAGGCCGACCTCCGCGAGGCCGCCGCCGAGCTCGGCGAGCGCGACGACGTACGAGCCGTGGTGATCTGGGGCGGCGAGCGCGTCTTCGCGGCCGGAAACGACGTCAAGGAGATGGCCGACCTGTCCTACGCCGACATGGTCAAGGTCTCCGCGTCCGTCAGCTCCGCCACCACCGCCATCGCCCGGATCCCCAAGCCGGTGGTCGCCGCGGTCAACGGGTACGCCCTCGGCGGGGGCTGCGAGCTCGCGCTCGCCGCGGACCTGCGCTTCGCCGCGGAGGACGCCGTCCTCGGCCAGCCCGAGGTGCTGCTCGGGATCATCCCCGGCGCCGGCGGCACCCAGCGCCTCTCGCGCCTGGTCGGTGCGTCGCGGGCGAAGGACATCGTGTTCACCGGCCGCTTCGTCAAGGCCGACGAGGCGCTCCGCATCGGCCTGGTCGACCGGGTGCTGCCCCCCGAGCGCGTGCTGGAGGAGTCGGTCGCCTACGTCTCGCAGTTCAGCGGCGCCGCCGCGCTGGCCCTCCGGGCCGCGAAGGAGTGCATCGACCGGGGGAGCGAGGTCGACCTCGACACCGGCCTGGAGATCGAGCGCCAGCAGTTCGCCGGGGTGTTCGCCACCGAGGACCGCACCCGCGGCATCACCTCGTTCGTCGAGAACGGACCGGGCAAGGCCACGTTCGTGGGTCGCTGA
- a CDS encoding electron transfer flavoprotein subunit beta/FixA family protein produces MKYVPDATADRKFEDDFTVDRVGVDGLLSELDEYAVEQALQFREKREGEDITVTALTVGPEKAVDAVRKALQMGADSAVHVSDEAIAGSDYVATSLVLAKAVEKIKAEQGGADLVVCGMASTDAAGSVVPAMLAERLGLPQVTLASVVESQGDQVRIKRDNEGSTEVIGATLPIVLSVTDQSGEARYPSFKGIMAAKKKPLETWSLADLGVDAGQVGLSVAWTHVEDTTQRPPRTAGEIVTDEDGSGAGALVDFLASKKFI; encoded by the coding sequence GTGAAGTACGTGCCGGACGCGACGGCCGACCGCAAGTTCGAGGACGACTTCACGGTCGACCGCGTCGGGGTCGACGGACTGCTGTCCGAGCTCGACGAGTACGCCGTGGAGCAGGCCCTGCAGTTCCGTGAGAAGCGAGAGGGCGAGGACATCACCGTCACCGCGCTCACCGTGGGCCCGGAGAAGGCCGTCGACGCGGTCCGCAAGGCGCTGCAGATGGGTGCCGACTCCGCCGTTCACGTCTCCGACGAGGCGATCGCGGGCTCCGACTACGTCGCGACCTCGCTCGTGCTGGCCAAGGCCGTGGAGAAGATCAAGGCCGAGCAGGGCGGCGCCGACCTCGTCGTGTGCGGCATGGCCTCGACCGACGCCGCCGGCTCCGTGGTCCCGGCGATGCTCGCCGAGCGCCTCGGGCTCCCGCAGGTCACGCTGGCCTCCGTGGTGGAGTCGCAGGGCGACCAGGTGCGCATCAAGCGCGACAACGAGGGCTCGACCGAGGTCATCGGCGCGACGCTCCCCATCGTGCTGAGCGTGACCGACCAGTCCGGTGAGGCGCGCTACCCCTCGTTCAAGGGGATCATGGCCGCGAAGAAGAAGCCGCTCGAGACGTGGTCGCTGGCCGACCTCGGCGTCGACGCCGGCCAGGTCGGCCTCTCGGTCGCCTGGACGCACGTCGAGGACACCACGCAGCGCCCGCCGCGCACCGCCGGCGAGATCGTCACCGACGAGGACGGCTCGGGCGCCGGCGCGCTGGTCGACTTCCTCGCGTCCAAGAAGTTCATCTGA
- a CDS encoding electron transfer flavoprotein subunit alpha/FixB family protein, producing the protein MSEVLVVVDHADGEVKKPTYELLTIARRLGEPAAVFFGSPDKGDAVAEKVKQYGAAKVYVVDDAAIKGFLVAPKAEALQQLAEQSSAAGGLAAILLPSTFEYKEVGARLAIKIGSGLITDAVDVEAGSDGGAVTTQSVFAGSWTVQARVTQGTPIITVKPNSAAPEQAEGAGAVEAFTATVSDAAKGAQVVATQPRQSTGRPELTEAAIVVSGGRGTGGNFEPVEGFADSLGAAVGASRAAVDSGWMPHAFQVGQTGKTVSPQLYVANGISGAIQHRAGMQTSKTIVAVNKDPEAPIFELVDFGVVGDLHQVLPAAAEQITARKG; encoded by the coding sequence ATGTCTGAAGTCCTGGTGGTGGTCGACCACGCCGACGGCGAGGTCAAGAAGCCCACCTACGAGCTGCTCACGATCGCGCGCCGCCTCGGCGAGCCGGCGGCCGTGTTCTTCGGCTCGCCCGACAAGGGCGACGCCGTGGCCGAGAAGGTCAAGCAGTACGGCGCGGCGAAGGTCTACGTCGTCGACGACGCCGCGATCAAGGGGTTCCTCGTGGCCCCCAAGGCCGAGGCGCTGCAGCAGCTGGCCGAGCAGAGCAGCGCAGCCGGGGGACTGGCGGCGATCCTGCTGCCCTCGACCTTCGAGTACAAGGAGGTCGGTGCGCGCCTCGCCATCAAGATCGGCTCGGGCCTCATCACCGACGCCGTCGACGTCGAGGCCGGCTCCGACGGCGGCGCCGTCACCACGCAGAGCGTGTTCGCCGGCAGCTGGACCGTGCAGGCCCGGGTCACCCAGGGCACGCCGATCATCACCGTCAAGCCCAACTCCGCGGCGCCCGAGCAGGCCGAGGGTGCCGGAGCGGTCGAGGCCTTCACCGCGACCGTGTCCGACGCCGCCAAGGGCGCCCAGGTCGTGGCCACCCAGCCGCGCCAGTCCACCGGACGCCCGGAGCTGACCGAGGCCGCCATCGTGGTCTCGGGCGGTCGCGGCACCGGCGGCAACTTCGAGCCGGTCGAGGGCTTCGCGGACAGCCTCGGTGCGGCCGTGGGCGCCTCGCGCGCCGCGGTCGACTCCGGCTGGATGCCGCACGCGTTCCAGGTCGGCCAGACCGGCAAGACGGTCTCGCCGCAGCTCTACGTCGCCAACGGCATCTCCGGTGCGATCCAGCACCGGGCCGGCATGCAGACCTCCAAGACCATCGTGGCGGTCAACAAGGACCCCGAGGCGCCGATCTTCGAGCTCGTGGACTTCGGCGTGGTGGGCGACCTCCACCAGGTGCTTCCCGCGGCCGCCGAGCAGATCACCGCTCGCAAGGGCTGA
- a CDS encoding glutamate-5-semialdehyde dehydrogenase: protein MSSEDAVREVAARARAASRELATATRATKDAALHAMAEALLAAAPQVLAANAEDVGRAEEAGTPANIVDRLRLDDSRLAAMAQGLCDVAGLPDPVGEVLRGSTLANGLELRQVRVPFGVVGVIYEARPNVTADAAGICVKAGNAVLLRGSSSARSSNAAVVAALRGALPGSGLPEDVVQLVPGETRDSVTALMRARGLVDVLIPRGGAGLIRSVVEGSTVPVIETGVGNCHVYVDATADLEQALAIVLNSKTQRTSVCNAAESLLVHEDVADEFLPLVVEALQAAGVLVHGDEAFAEYDDVVPVTDEDHAAEFLALEISAAVVKDVEGAIEHIRRWSSGHTEAIVARDQATIRRFVAAVDSAAVMVNASTRFTDGGELGFGAEIGISTQKLHARGPMGLPEMTSSKYVVVGDGHVR, encoded by the coding sequence ATGAGCAGCGAGGACGCCGTGCGCGAGGTGGCCGCTCGCGCCCGTGCCGCGAGCCGCGAGCTGGCCACGGCCACGCGCGCCACCAAGGACGCAGCCCTCCACGCCATGGCCGAGGCGCTCCTCGCCGCGGCGCCCCAGGTGCTCGCCGCCAACGCGGAGGACGTGGGGCGGGCCGAGGAGGCGGGCACGCCCGCCAACATCGTGGACCGCCTGCGCCTCGACGACAGCCGGCTCGCGGCGATGGCCCAGGGGCTGTGCGACGTCGCGGGGCTGCCCGACCCGGTGGGGGAGGTGCTGCGCGGCAGCACCCTCGCCAACGGCTTGGAGCTGCGCCAGGTGCGGGTGCCCTTCGGCGTCGTCGGGGTGATCTACGAGGCGCGACCCAACGTCACGGCCGACGCGGCCGGCATCTGCGTGAAGGCGGGCAACGCCGTCCTGCTCCGCGGCTCGTCGAGCGCCCGCTCGAGCAACGCCGCCGTCGTCGCCGCCCTGCGCGGCGCGTTGCCGGGCAGCGGCCTGCCGGAGGACGTCGTACAGCTCGTGCCGGGGGAGACCCGCGACTCCGTGACGGCGCTGATGCGCGCCCGCGGGCTGGTCGACGTCCTCATCCCGCGGGGCGGGGCGGGCCTGATCCGCAGCGTCGTCGAGGGCTCGACGGTGCCGGTCATCGAGACCGGGGTGGGCAACTGCCACGTCTACGTCGACGCGACCGCCGACCTCGAGCAGGCGCTCGCGATCGTGCTCAACTCCAAGACGCAGCGCACCAGCGTGTGCAACGCCGCCGAGTCCCTGCTCGTGCACGAGGACGTCGCCGACGAGTTCCTGCCCCTCGTCGTCGAGGCCCTGCAGGCGGCCGGCGTCCTGGTCCACGGCGACGAGGCGTTCGCGGAGTACGACGACGTGGTGCCGGTGACCGACGAGGACCACGCCGCGGAGTTCCTGGCGCTCGAGATCTCCGCCGCGGTGGTCAAGGACGTCGAGGGGGCGATCGAGCACATCCGCCGCTGGTCCTCGGGCCACACCGAGGCGATCGTGGCGCGCGACCAGGCCACCATCCGGCGCTTCGTCGCGGCCGTGGACTCGGCGGCGGTCATGGTCAACGCGTCCACCCGGTTCACCGACGGCGGGGAGCTCGGCTTCGGCGCCGAGATCGGCATCTCCACGCAGAAGCTGCACGCCCGTGGCCCGATGGGGCTGCCGGAGATGACGTCGAGCAAGTACGTCGTGGTCGGCGACGGCCACGTCCGCTGA
- the nadD gene encoding nicotinate-nucleotide adenylyltransferase yields the protein MSEPSAGRRVGVMGGTFDPIHHGHLVAASEVQAWFDLDAVVFVPTGDPWQKSDRVVTGAEHRYLMTVVATAANPRFTVSRVDIDRDGPTYTIDTLRDLKGQMPDAELFFITGADALADIFTWRDAEELFALANFVGCTRPGYAMDPATLAKIPSDRVTMVEIPALAISSTDCRERKRRGEPVWYLVPDGVVQYIAKHDLYASTSGSSGSSRSTSKETA from the coding sequence GTGAGTGAGCCTTCCGCGGGCCGCCGGGTCGGGGTGATGGGTGGCACGTTCGACCCCATCCACCACGGCCACCTCGTCGCCGCCTCCGAGGTGCAGGCCTGGTTCGACCTCGATGCCGTCGTGTTCGTGCCGACCGGGGACCCGTGGCAGAAGAGCGACCGCGTGGTCACCGGTGCCGAGCACCGCTACCTGATGACGGTGGTCGCCACCGCGGCCAACCCGCGCTTCACCGTCTCCCGCGTCGACATCGACCGCGACGGACCGACCTACACGATCGACACCCTGCGCGACCTCAAGGGCCAGATGCCCGACGCGGAGCTGTTCTTCATCACCGGTGCCGACGCCCTGGCCGACATCTTCACCTGGCGCGACGCCGAGGAGCTGTTCGCCCTCGCCAACTTCGTGGGCTGCACGCGTCCCGGCTACGCCATGGACCCCGCGACGCTGGCCAAGATCCCGTCCGACCGGGTCACCATGGTGGAGATCCCGGCTCTCGCGATCTCCTCGACCGACTGCCGCGAGCGCAAGCGTCGCGGCGAACCCGTGTGGTACCTCGTGCCCGACGGTGTGGTGCAGTACATCGCCAAGCACGACCTCTACGCCTCCACGTCCGGCTCGTCCGGCTCGTCCCGCTCAACCAGCAAGGAAACCGCATGA
- the rsfS gene encoding ribosome silencing factor, with translation MTATDHALELVAVAAQAAYDKKADQVLAFDVSDQLAITDAFVLASANNERAVGAIVDEVEDKLREHGAKPIRREGHKEGRWVLLDYGEIVVHVQHEEERSFYALERLWSDCPLIPLTLT, from the coding sequence ATGACTGCCACCGACCACGCCCTCGAGCTCGTCGCCGTCGCCGCCCAGGCCGCCTACGACAAGAAGGCCGACCAGGTGCTGGCCTTCGACGTGAGCGACCAGCTCGCGATCACCGACGCCTTCGTGCTGGCGAGCGCCAACAACGAGCGCGCGGTCGGCGCCATCGTCGACGAGGTCGAGGACAAGCTCCGCGAGCACGGCGCCAAGCCGATCCGCCGCGAGGGCCACAAGGAGGGCCGCTGGGTGCTGCTCGACTACGGCGAGATCGTCGTGCACGTCCAGCACGAGGAGGAGCGCTCCTTCTACGCGCTCGAGCGACTCTGGAGCGACTGCCCGCTCATCCCGCTGACCCTGACGTGA